Below is a window of Candidatus Nanosynbacter sp. HMT-352 DNA.
CTAAAGCCGAACCGCCCATTCCCGCGATCACAATATTCTTAAAATCTCGACGCTGATTCGCACCTTCGTGAATCGACACTTCATATCGAGCTTGTTCTGGAATATTCAAAACGCCGCTTAAAACGTCGCCTGGATCGTATTGTTTTATCACATTCATATTATCTAACATCTTGCGCTCCTTGATTAACTCATGTTATAGTGTAACATATATAAGCTTAAACAATTTAATATATAAGGTGGGTTATAATGGATTCTCAAGCTAATCAATCATTCAGTGACGACCAAGAACTGGCTAAGGTATTAGCTGGTGTGTCACAAGGTACAGACAATAATTTACAATTCGAAGAGACAAATGCTACAGCTTCACCTGTAATTAATCCTGCAACCATCTCACCGGATCCTGTCGCTACAGATCAGAACGATGAGCCTGCTATTGATGATATAGCGAAGCCCGCCGCCCCAGAGCCAGTTATGCCAACTCCAACAGTTAGCGCACCAGCTCCAGCTATAGCCGCAGATCCTGCGCTTGATACTATTAAGCAAACTGCCCTGAACGAGTTGCGCCCATTAGTCGACAAGCTGGATGTTTCTCCAGAGGAAAAGTTTGACACTTACCTACTACTTCTTCGTTCTACGGACGATAAAACTCTGATCGCGCCGGCACACGACGCTGCCATAGCTATTGTCGACGAAGCTCGCCGCGCTCAGGCTCTACTGGATATCATTAAAGAGATCGACTATTTCTCAAATCCTCGTTAAGTCATTTCTCCAAAATAAAAACCCGCCATTTTCGGCGGGATTTTTATTGCTCGGGGCAGATTTACATCATACCCATTCCCGGCATACCGCCAGGAGCAGCTGCAACTTCAGCCTCTGGAATATCAACCACCAAAGCGCCCATAGTTGCCGCAGTTGACGCAATTGACACCGCATTTTGAACAGCTTCTTTAGTCACACGAGCTGGATCAATAACACCAGCCTTCTTCACGTCAATCAGACCATCTTCTGGCTTCATAACGTTAACACCGAACCCAGGTTTGCCAGATTCAACTTGAGCAAGCAACGCATCGGCATTCAACCCAGCATTTTTCATAATCTGCAAGAACGGTTGCTTCAGAGCATCCTTCAAGATTTGTCGACCAACCGACAAACTATCCGCGCCGCTAACTTTTAGATTGCCAGCCAAATTGACCAAAGTTACGCCGCCACCAGCGACAATTCCCTCAGCCAAAGCCGCCTTAGTAGCCGCCACGGCGTCATCAACGCGGAATTTCTTCTCGTCAATCTCCGTCTCAGTCGCACCACCGACTTTAATAACCGCAACCTTGCCAGATAATGCCGCGGCACGCTTGTCGAATTGCTCTTTTTCATACTCACTTGAAGCATTCTCTGAAAGCGATTTAATCTCAGCAATTCGCTCTTTCACACCTGAAGGTTTGCCCGCGCCTTCGATAATTGTTGTTTCGTCTTTACCAACAATAACCTTACGTGCCGAGCCCAAAACTTCCAAGCCAGCGTTTTCGAATGTCAATCCGTGATCTTCAGAAATCACAGTTGCACCAGTCAGCACAGCGATATCACGAAGAACATCTTTACGACGATCACCGAAACTTGGCGCCTTAACGGCTACGGTGTTGAATACGCCCTTCAGCTTGTTCAGAACCAAAATACTCAATGCTTCGCCTTCAACTTCGTCAGCAATCAAAACCACGTCTTTCTTACCACTTTGTGCCAATTTTTCCAACATTGGCAAGAATTCCTGCACGCTAGAAATCTTCTTGTCGGTGATTAGAATTGCTGGCTTTTCGTACACAGCTTCCTGGCGACCCGCGTCAGTAACAAAGAACGGACTCACCCAACCCTTGTCCAAGCTAAAACCTTCGACAACTTCAGCTTCCAGTTCCAGGCCTTGACCAGCCTCAACAGTAACCACGCCATCTTTACCAACTTTCTCAATCACGCCAGCAATCAATTTACCAATTTCCGCATCTCCCGCCGAAATCGTAGCGACTTCAGCCACGCGATCAGACTTACCTTCAATCGACTCAGCCAATTTGTTCA
It encodes the following:
- the groL gene encoding chaperonin GroEL (60 kDa chaperone family; promotes refolding of misfolded polypeptides especially under stressful conditions; forms two stacked rings of heptamers to form a barrel-shaped 14mer; ends can be capped by GroES; misfolded proteins enter the barrel where they are refolded when GroES binds), with product MAKKVFYDDDARNRVLGGAKSLYDAVKVTYGPKGRNVVIAKGFGGPTVTHDGVTVAEGIELPENDDETLGYKVGADLIKQAAKNLNKQAGDGTTTVTVLTYSILKEANRLIAAGHNPMELRKGIEQAGAEIVKELNKLAESIEGKSDRVAEVATISAGDAEIGKLIAGVIEKVGKDGVVTVEAGQGLELEAEVVEGFSLDKGWVSPFFVTDAGRQEAVYEKPAILITDKKISSVQEFLPMLEKLAQSGKKDVVLIADEVEGEALSILVLNKLKGVFNTVAVKAPSFGDRRKDVLRDIAVLTGATVISEDHGLTFENAGLEVLGSARKVIVGKDETTIIEGAGKPSGVKERIAEIKSLSENASSEYEKEQFDKRAAALSGKVAVIKVGGATETEIDEKKFRVDDAVAATKAALAEGIVAGGGVTLVNLAGNLKVSGADSLSVGRQILKDALKQPFLQIMKNAGLNADALLAQVESGKPGFGVNVMKPEDGLIDVKKAGVIDPARVTKEAVQNAVSIASTAATMGALVVDIPEAEVAAAPGGMPGMGMM